The DNA segment GCCGCCCTGAAACCGCCGCAAAGACCCGGTTGGCCTCCTGGAGCAGGTCGACGGCGTGCTCCAGGGAGTCGTCGAGCCGGCTTCGGTCGAAGGGGCCTATGCTGGCGAGCTCCGCAACATCTCTCTCGAGCCGGTCGAGGAGTGCCGGCATCGCCGTAGCCAGGAGATCCCTGCCGTGGCCCGGACAGCAGAGGCTCACCGGTTCGTGAGCAAATATCCACCGGACCCTTCCTGCGGTCTCGAGCAGCGCCGGCTGATCCCAGCCGGCAAGCCCGGCGATCCCGGGGCTCGCGGAGAAGAGGAGGTCACCTATAAAGAGGTATTCACCAAGCCGGATGCAGATGCTGTCGGGCGTGTGCCCGGGGGTGTGGTAGACCGTAAGGATATCTCCGGAACGGAGCGGTATCTGCTGGCGATGGAGGACGAAACCGTCGTCCGTCTCCAGGGTCTCGCGGTCGCGGGCGGCAAGAAGGGGCAGGGCGACCGGGAGCGGCTCGATCTCCCACCCCATCAGTTCCGCAACCGTCCGGACGGCGTCGCCGGCCTCGAGAGACCGGGCGCCCGTCTCCTCTGCGGCAATGCTGAGATCCGGGAGGGCCCGGAACCGGGGGTTCCGGATGGCCTGGAAACAGTGGTCGGCGTGGCAGTGGGTGAGGAAGAGGAGAATCGGACGAGGTGCCTCCAAAAGAAGGTCGCCCACCAGTTCGAGGATCCGCTCCATCTGTCCGGCGTCGGCCCCGGTATCGATGAGCAGGATCTCGCCGGGTGTCCGGATAAGGTAGGCGTTCGAACAGGTGACGTCCGGTTTTCGGAGGAAGGGGTAGATCTCGGCACCGGCGGTGCCCGGCACCGGCTGCCATTGTTGGTCTTCGAGCATGTCTGTACCTGCAAGGATAACTGACCAGTGTTGGACTGCAGGGGAGAAAAAACAGGCTGTTTTTCCCTGGAAAAGGGATCATTCGGCCCGGATACCCGGACCCGAGTAGGTTCTTATCCTGCCGTGCAGGAAGGGGAGATGAGGTGAAACGAGGCATGGGTATCAAGGGACTTGCCGGAATCGCAGCCGCGCTCGTGCTCGTGGCATGGGTCTGCGGCACTGCCGCCGCACAGCAGACGGGTATCGACGAGATCAGGACTGTCGCCGCCAACGAGACGGTCACCGTCGGCGGGACGACGAACCTCGCCCCCGGGAACCGCCTGCTCGTTACGGTGACGCCGGTCGGGTTCGGGCCGACGAACAAGTCCGCCCCCCAAGGGACGGGAGGGACATCGGGAACGGCCGTTGTAGAGGAGGGAGACGCCGCCAACACCTGGTCGTTCGAGATCGACACGACCGGGTTCGAGCCCGGGGAGTACACCGTGACCGTGGACTGGATCGAGGGCGACGCCACCGCAAGCACCACCTTCACCGTCGTCGAGGCGGCGGGGGTGACCCCGACACCGACAGGAACCCCGGCCGCCACCACGCCGTCGACGACGGCGGCGACGACGGCGGCGACGACGAGCCCCACGCCGACCGCGGCAGGATCCGTTCTCCCGGCGGCGGCGACCCTTGCGGCAGGGCTGGCCGGCTACCTGGTGCGGCGGCGGTAGGGGGGATGCCCCCTTCGAACCCTACCGCCGGTCCACGATCCGCTTCGGCCGGCCGGGCGCCCGGTGGAGTTCGAGCCCGCCCGGCGACGTGACGCCGCAGAGGATCTGGAGAGAGCCGTCCTCGTATGCCCCCGAAAGCGCCGGAACCGACCGCAGGAGGGCGGCAAGGAACGTCTCTTCGATCTCGTCCGCATCG comes from the Methanoculleus marisnigri JR1 genome and includes:
- a CDS encoding MBL fold metallo-hydrolase, whose amino-acid sequence is MLEDQQWQPVPGTAGAEIYPFLRKPDVTCSNAYLIRTPGEILLIDTGADAGQMERILELVGDLLLEAPRPILLFLTHCHADHCFQAIRNPRFRALPDLSIAAEETGARSLEAGDAVRTVAELMGWEIEPLPVALPLLAARDRETLETDDGFVLHRQQIPLRSGDILTVYHTPGHTPDSICIRLGEYLFIGDLLFSASPGIAGLAGWDQPALLETAGRVRWIFAHEPVSLCCPGHGRDLLATAMPALLDRLERDVAELASIGPFDRSRLDDSLEHAVDLLQEANRVFAAVSGRLYALAYRLDDLGEDEEARRYQELLESDRIDGVLEDFSRFADEFNAGRRLEVQLVLKAVQAIQRIETHFAGDRLNHVVDAALLRRADRLLTDFMNTVFGYRDAGCLSTVDAPSMLRDLVAGVSTPPFSDEAFIEAADDPVAYRVELVSRLAYLPLLEDADLVVDADLVVDADLVVDAEGSFPPVLVDRERFCDEVVGVLEDMAAAGAREIRLALRREGAAAGLLIEGSALLSPRKLRFYRRKFGLSGATLAISGNGAGLFLLFKPASS